Proteins encoded within one genomic window of Kibdelosporangium phytohabitans:
- the sepH gene encoding septation protein SepH: MRALRVVGLGEDGRTVILEDPMRGERFQLPADERLRAAARGDVTRLGQIEIELESQMRPREIQARIRAGENVAQVAEASGLPEDKVERFAYPVLLERSRTADLAQRAHPVREDGPDVQTLGEICAHAFGLRGQEYSEGVWDSWKNEENKWVVQLRWTAGRSDNHAHWSFHPGAHGGTVTPLDDHAHDLLDPNPSRSLRTVRPVTELARQALAVEAPQRPQPAQEPAHAEPAPEPVPQAQPEPVYQQPEPAAAHVAQPVYQQPEPERAQPETQSPQPQAEPAAQQPPAPEPQPVVEPAPAAQPEPAPAAATKPVQEELVPEPEAKPDAAKDKPAPRRGKKKNHPVVPAWEDVLLGVRSNRG; this comes from the coding sequence GTGCGCGCGCTACGGGTTGTCGGGCTCGGAGAGGATGGCAGGACTGTCATCCTCGAAGACCCGATGCGTGGCGAGCGTTTCCAACTGCCGGCGGACGAGCGGCTGCGTGCGGCCGCCCGTGGCGACGTCACCAGACTCGGCCAGATCGAAATCGAGCTGGAGAGCCAGATGCGCCCACGTGAAATCCAGGCCCGCATCCGCGCGGGTGAGAACGTCGCACAGGTCGCCGAGGCGTCCGGCCTGCCCGAGGACAAGGTCGAACGGTTCGCCTACCCGGTCCTGCTCGAACGATCCCGCACGGCCGACCTGGCCCAGCGCGCCCACCCGGTCCGCGAGGACGGGCCGGACGTGCAGACGCTCGGCGAGATCTGCGCGCACGCCTTCGGCCTGCGCGGCCAGGAGTACTCGGAAGGCGTCTGGGACTCGTGGAAGAACGAGGAGAACAAGTGGGTCGTCCAGCTGCGCTGGACGGCGGGCCGCTCGGACAACCACGCCCACTGGTCCTTCCACCCCGGAGCACACGGCGGCACGGTCACCCCGCTCGACGACCACGCGCACGACCTGCTCGACCCGAACCCGAGCAGGTCGTTGCGGACTGTCCGGCCGGTGACCGAGCTGGCCAGGCAAGCGCTTGCGGTCGAGGCGCCGCAGCGTCCGCAGCCCGCGCAGGAGCCGGCGCACGCGGAGCCCGCGCCTGAGCCGGTGCCCCAGGCCCAGCCCGAGCCGGTGTACCAGCAGCCCGAGCCCGCTGCCGCACACGTGGCGCAGCCGGTGTACCAGCAGCCGGAACCGGAGCGGGCCCAGCCCGAGACCCAGTCCCCGCAGCCGCAGGCCGAGCCCGCGGCGCAGCAGCCGCCGGCCCCGGAACCGCAGCCGGTGGTGGAGCCGGCTCCGGCCGCCCAGCCGGAGCCCGCACCCGCGGCGGCGACGAAGCCGGTGCAGGAGGAGTTGGTCCCGGAGCCGGAGGCCAAGCCCGACGCGGCCAAGGACAAGCCGGCGCCCCGGCGCGGCAAGAAGAAGAACCACCCGGTGGTGCCCGCGTGGGAGGACGTCCTGCTCGGCGTCCGCTCCAACCGGGGCTAG
- a CDS encoding response regulator transcription factor, whose amino-acid sequence MRVLVVEDERLLADALAEGLRRLSMAVDVCYDGDAALERVHVHSYDVVVLDRDLPKVHGDDVCRSLVNAGGEARVLMLTAAGDVTDRVAGLRLGADDYLTKPFSFDELVARVQALARRARPALPPVLQRSGVTLDVPRHQASREGRHLALSPKEFAVLEVLMRAEGAVVSAEDLLEKAWDEHTDPFTNAVRVAVMTLRRKLGDPPVIETLPGAGYQLR is encoded by the coding sequence ATGCGAGTACTGGTCGTTGAGGACGAGCGGCTGCTCGCCGACGCCCTGGCCGAGGGACTGCGGCGGCTGTCCATGGCGGTGGACGTCTGCTACGACGGCGACGCGGCACTCGAACGCGTCCACGTGCACAGCTACGACGTCGTGGTCCTCGACCGCGACCTGCCGAAGGTGCACGGCGACGATGTGTGCCGATCGCTCGTGAACGCGGGTGGCGAGGCCAGGGTGTTGATGCTCACGGCCGCGGGCGACGTGACCGACCGGGTCGCGGGCCTGCGGCTGGGAGCCGACGACTACCTCACGAAACCGTTCTCCTTCGACGAACTGGTCGCCAGGGTGCAGGCGCTCGCGCGCCGCGCACGGCCCGCGCTGCCCCCGGTGCTCCAGCGTTCCGGCGTGACCCTGGACGTGCCACGCCACCAGGCGTCCCGCGAGGGCAGGCACCTGGCTCTCTCGCCGAAGGAGTTCGCCGTGCTCGAAGTGCTGATGCGGGCCGAAGGTGCCGTGGTGAGCGCCGAGGACCTGCTGGAGAAGGCGTGGGACGAGCACACGGACCCGTTCACCAACGCGGTCCGCGTGGCGGTGATGACCTTGCGGCGCAAACTCGGTGACCCACCGGTGATCGAGACGCTGCCCGGCGCGGGGTACCAGCTCCGATGA
- a CDS encoding sensor histidine kinase: MKRWSVRTRLTVIYGVVFMGVGIVLVVINYLLVLGLIPQPASFATTMSPTSLSGVYPDDGTGIAIQRVPTPVQQTIEVAATDYRASTLQNLLLTSAIALLVAGAIAVFASWYIAGRVLRPVHTITATARRLGAESLDRRIHLDGPDDELKELAKTFDGMLDRLASAFDSQTRFVANASHELRTPLAVQRTLVEVAMADPAAPPELQRLGTHLLATNERSERLIEGLLVLARSDRGLRGRVPVRLDEVAETVLVGCIGMADQHNVTIKKTIRPRTVAGDPVLLERLITNLVHNAIRYNVDGGSVTVEVGNSPAVRVVNTGPKVPVDALPGLFEPFRRLERTATSGGSGLGLSIVRSVVKAHDGSIGVAARPSGGLDLRIDLPPSAGPADLATPRNTVTAGRCPRITNSDNENDHCHRRNPPHVNAQADEHTVK; this comes from the coding sequence ATGAAGCGCTGGTCGGTCCGCACACGCCTGACGGTCATCTACGGCGTGGTGTTCATGGGCGTCGGCATCGTGCTCGTGGTGATCAACTACCTGCTGGTGCTGGGCCTGATCCCGCAGCCCGCGTCGTTCGCCACGACGATGTCGCCGACGTCCCTCTCCGGCGTCTACCCCGATGACGGCACCGGCATCGCGATCCAGCGGGTGCCCACGCCGGTCCAGCAGACCATCGAGGTCGCGGCGACCGACTACCGGGCGTCGACGTTGCAGAACCTGCTGCTGACCTCGGCGATCGCGCTGCTGGTCGCGGGCGCGATCGCGGTGTTCGCGTCCTGGTACATCGCCGGCCGGGTGCTGCGCCCGGTGCACACGATCACGGCGACCGCGCGCAGGCTCGGCGCGGAGAGCCTGGACCGGCGGATCCACCTGGACGGCCCGGACGACGAGCTGAAAGAGCTGGCCAAGACGTTCGACGGGATGCTCGACCGGCTGGCGTCGGCGTTCGACAGCCAGACCCGGTTCGTCGCCAACGCCTCGCACGAGCTGCGGACGCCGCTGGCCGTGCAGCGCACCCTCGTCGAAGTCGCCATGGCCGACCCGGCCGCCCCGCCCGAACTGCAGCGGCTCGGCACGCACCTGCTGGCCACCAACGAGCGCAGCGAGCGCCTGATCGAGGGTCTGCTGGTGCTCGCGCGCAGTGACCGCGGGCTGCGCGGCCGCGTTCCCGTACGCCTGGACGAGGTGGCCGAGACAGTGCTGGTCGGCTGCATCGGCATGGCCGACCAGCACAACGTGACGATCAAGAAGACCATCCGGCCGCGGACCGTCGCCGGTGACCCGGTGCTGCTCGAACGCCTGATCACCAATCTGGTGCACAACGCGATCCGCTACAACGTGGACGGCGGGTCGGTGACCGTCGAAGTGGGCAATTCGCCCGCGGTCCGCGTGGTCAACACGGGGCCCAAGGTGCCCGTCGACGCGCTGCCCGGGCTGTTCGAGCCGTTCCGCAGGCTGGAGCGGACGGCCACGTCCGGCGGCTCCGGGTTGGGCCTGTCGATCGTGCGTTCGGTGGTCAAGGCGCACGACGGGTCGATCGGCGTGGCGGCCCGGCCGTCCGGCGGACTGGACCTGCGGATCGACCTGCCGCCGTCGGCGGGCCCGGCCGACCTGGCCACTCCGCGGAACACCGTTACAGCGGGCCGATGCCCCCGAATCACGAACAGTGACAACGAAAATGATCATTGTCACCGGCGCAACCCACCGCACGTCAACGCACAAGCCGATGAACACACCGTGAAGTGA